In a single window of the Campylobacter fetus subsp. testudinum 03-427 genome:
- the infB gene encoding translation initiation factor IF-2 (Pfam matches to PF11987.4 IF-2, and to PF00009.23 GTP_EFTU, and to PF04760.11 IF2_N, and to PF04760.11 IF2_N), translating to MANIRIHEIAKELGYSNKEILEKAKELGFKVTTSSSAVTPEDAAQLYDYVQSGKKPESPEKKDIKQNTQKEAPNTQMQQKPIEQVEQNVEIKQNVDSTPVKVEPKQESLASSTLSKRRGLVIVKKKKEEVPPLQKQQSEPINKGLEAIFSSSDENLKKKKKEKKPIIAIKKESSAKMDLLSVVSFSDDIAIDDEDVVVLPDLTVKPIEVERQNTVKKQINVYKTSQNNNFSFEGGIQRNSRKKHKKVVKDKDNEDISNVDIPKEIRLYEFADKIKKSSSEVIAKLFMLGKMTTKNDFLEEDEIEILGAEFGIEVNIVDTKEDFDYVKAYEDEILEDNGVSRAPVVTIMGHVDHGKTSLLDYIRNSRVASGEAGGITQHVGAYMVEKNGKNITFIDTPGHEAFTAMRARGASVTDIVIVVVAADDGVKPQTKEAINHAKAAGVPIIIAINKMDKESANPDLVKTGLADLDILPTEWGGSYEFVPISAKTGMGIEDLLEIVLLQAEILELKANPSREAKATIIESSLQKGRGPVATAIVENGTLRVGDTIVAGVAYGKVRALQDDKGNSLKSIKPGECGVIIGLSEVPDAGETLISVKTDKEAREYAQKKYDYLRQKELSKSTKVTIDELSARIAEGELKSLPLIVKADVQGSLEAIKASLEKLKNDEIKVDIIHSGVGGITQSDITLASASANCVILGFNIRPTGDVKEKAKERSVEIKTYNVIYNLIDDVKALLSGLMSPIISEEELGQAVIRQVINVPKIGQIAGCMVTDGSINRGAKIRVIRDGVVVFEGNVSSLKRFKDDVKEVAKGYECGVGIEGYNDMREGDYIESYKEVESKVEL from the coding sequence ATGGCAAACATTAGAATCCATGAAATAGCAAAAGAACTTGGCTATTCCAATAAAGAAATTTTAGAAAAAGCAAAGGAGTTAGGATTTAAGGTTACAACTTCGTCTAGCGCAGTAACTCCAGAAGATGCAGCACAACTCTATGATTATGTCCAATCCGGTAAAAAACCAGAATCACCGGAGAAAAAAGATATAAAACAAAATACTCAAAAAGAAGCTCCAAATACTCAAATGCAACAAAAACCTATAGAACAAGTAGAACAAAATGTAGAAATAAAACAAAACGTTGATAGTACGCCAGTCAAGGTAGAGCCAAAACAAGAGAGTTTAGCTAGTTCTACTTTATCTAAAAGACGAGGCTTAGTTATAGTAAAAAAGAAAAAAGAAGAAGTTCCACCATTGCAAAAACAGCAATCCGAACCGATAAATAAAGGTTTAGAGGCAATTTTTAGTAGTAGTGATGAAAATTTAAAAAAGAAGAAAAAAGAGAAAAAGCCTATTATAGCTATTAAAAAAGAGAGTTCGGCTAAGATGGATTTATTATCAGTAGTTAGTTTTAGTGATGATATAGCTATAGATGATGAAGATGTTGTAGTATTGCCAGATCTTACCGTAAAACCTATAGAAGTTGAACGTCAAAATACAGTTAAAAAGCAGATAAATGTCTATAAAACATCTCAAAATAATAATTTTAGTTTTGAGGGCGGAATACAAAGAAACAGTAGAAAAAAACATAAAAAAGTGGTAAAAGATAAAGATAATGAAGATATAAGCAATGTTGATATCCCAAAAGAGATTCGTCTTTATGAATTTGCCGATAAGATAAAAAAATCTTCAAGCGAAGTGATAGCAAAGTTATTTATGCTAGGTAAAATGACTACTAAAAATGACTTTTTAGAAGAAGATGAGATAGAAATACTTGGCGCCGAGTTTGGCATAGAAGTCAATATAGTAGATACCAAAGAAGATTTCGACTATGTAAAAGCATATGAAGATGAAATTTTAGAAGATAATGGCGTATCAAGAGCTCCAGTTGTTACTATAATGGGTCACGTAGATCACGGTAAAACTAGTTTGCTTGATTATATAAGAAACTCACGTGTAGCTAGTGGCGAGGCAGGCGGCATCACTCAACACGTCGGTGCTTATATGGTAGAAAAAAATGGTAAAAATATAACTTTTATAGATACTCCAGGACACGAAGCTTTTACGGCTATGAGAGCAAGAGGAGCTAGTGTTACTGATATAGTTATCGTAGTTGTAGCAGCCGATGATGGTGTAAAACCCCAAACCAAAGAAGCTATAAATCACGCAAAAGCCGCCGGAGTACCTATCATCATAGCTATAAATAAAATGGATAAAGAAAGTGCTAATCCAGATCTTGTAAAAACAGGACTTGCTGATCTTGATATTCTTCCTACTGAATGGGGTGGCAGCTATGAGTTTGTACCTATTTCAGCTAAGACTGGAATGGGGATTGAAGATCTGCTTGAGATAGTTCTTCTTCAAGCCGAAATTTTGGAACTTAAGGCAAATCCAAGCAGAGAAGCAAAAGCGACGATCATAGAAAGTTCGCTTCAAAAAGGTCGCGGACCAGTAGCAACTGCTATAGTTGAAAACGGAACGCTAAGAGTAGGAGATACTATAGTTGCTGGTGTAGCTTATGGCAAAGTAAGAGCGCTACAAGATGATAAGGGAAACAGTTTAAAGTCCATAAAACCGGGCGAATGTGGGGTTATCATAGGACTTAGTGAAGTGCCAGATGCTGGAGAGACGTTGATAAGCGTAAAAACAGATAAAGAAGCTCGTGAATATGCTCAGAAAAAATATGATTATTTAAGACAAAAAGAGCTTAGTAAATCCACAAAAGTAACTATAGATGAGCTAAGCGCTAGGATAGCCGAAGGTGAGTTAAAAAGTCTCCCACTTATAGTAAAAGCTGATGTTCAAGGCTCGTTGGAGGCTATAAAAGCAAGTCTTGAAAAATTAAAAAATGATGAGATAAAAGTAGATATAATTCACTCTGGAGTAGGCGGAATCACTCAAAGTGACATAACTCTAGCAAGCGCAAGTGCAAACTGCGTTATTTTAGGTTTTAATATAAGACCGACTGGAGACGTAAAAGAAAAAGCCAAAGAGCGCTCAGTAGAGATAAAAACTTATAATGTTATATATAATTTAATTGATGATGTGAAAGCTCTGCTTAGTGGTCTTATGAGTCCTATCATAAGCGAAGAAGAGCTTGGTCAAGCCGTCATTCGTCAAGTTATCAACGTACCAAAAATAGGACAAATCGCAGGTTGTATGGTAACTGATGGAAGCATAAATAGGGGTGCTAAGATACGTGTAATCCGCGATGGAGTTGTCGTATTTGAAGGAAATGTAAGCTCATTAAAACGTTTTAAAGATGATGTAAAAGAAGTAGCAAAAGGGTATGAGTGTGGAGTTGGTATCGAGGGATATAACGATATGAGAGAGGGCGATTATATAGAAAGTTACAAAGAAGTAGAAAGCAAGGTTGAGTTATGA
- a CDS encoding putative nucleic-acid-binding protein (DUF448 domain) (Pfam match to PF04296.9 DUF448) produces MNKFHKPIRMCVVCKGRFFQNELFKFACVNGEIQINSKNTRSFYLCKTCIQKDKKDLKKPLSRFSKNSVNLKEILADGKH; encoded by the coding sequence ATGAACAAATTTCATAAACCAATAAGAATGTGCGTGGTTTGCAAAGGCAGATTTTTCCAAAATGAGCTTTTTAAATTTGCTTGTGTAAATGGTGAAATACAAATAAACTCAAAAAATACAAGGTCATTTTATCTATGCAAAACCTGTATCCAAAAAGACAAAAAAGACCTCAAAAAACCACTCTCACGGTTTAGTAAAAATAGTGTAAACTTAAAGGAGATACTCGCCGATGGCAAACATTAG
- the thrB gene encoding homoserine kinase (Pfam match to PF00288.22 GHMP_kinases_N), with protein MKILTPATSANLGPGFDSLGLSLKLYNEVTITKQNFTSVCISGEGSDKIGLKKNNTFVNIFNETMLYLTGKIPNFRFNFINNIPFSRGLGSSSSVIVGAIASAYHMAGFKVDRALILNQALKYENHPDNISPAVWGGFTSNIVHKGTVYTQKADISSDLRAVVVIPDKPTSTKQSRGKLPKTYPMSDVISNVSHAAFLTACFIKQDYENLRLASIDKMHEIRRMHGLKELFRVREIAYLSGALMSNLSGSGSSFLNLAHKDRAQTLRDILQLEFPEFKVEIYEFDNNGFILQS; from the coding sequence TTGAAAATACTAACGCCAGCCACAAGTGCGAATTTAGGACCGGGATTTGATTCATTAGGGCTTTCGCTTAAACTATACAATGAAGTTACTATAACAAAGCAAAATTTCACATCAGTTTGCATAAGCGGCGAGGGAAGCGATAAAATAGGGCTAAAAAAAAATAATACATTTGTAAATATTTTCAACGAAACTATGCTTTATCTTACTGGTAAGATACCGAATTTTAGATTTAATTTTATAAATAACATTCCGTTTTCTAGGGGTCTTGGAAGTAGCTCATCAGTAATAGTAGGAGCTATAGCTTCTGCTTATCATATGGCTGGATTTAAAGTCGATAGAGCTCTCATTTTGAATCAAGCTTTAAAGTACGAAAACCACCCAGATAATATCTCTCCGGCGGTATGGGGAGGATTCACGTCAAATATCGTGCATAAAGGCACGGTATATACGCAAAAAGCCGATATTAGCAGTGATTTAAGAGCTGTTGTAGTTATACCAGACAAACCTACTAGCACAAAACAATCAAGAGGAAAACTACCAAAAACATACCCTATGTCAGATGTGATCAGCAATGTCTCTCACGCAGCTTTTCTTACTGCTTGTTTTATAAAGCAAGATTATGAAAATTTAAGATTAGCAAGTATAGATAAAATGCACGAAATCAGACGTATGCATGGACTTAAAGAGCTTTTTAGGGTAAGAGAGATAGCTTATTTAAGCGGTGCTTTGATGAGCAATCTCTCTGGTAGCGGATCTAGTTTTTTAAATTTAGCACATAAAGATAGAGCTCAAACCTTAAGAGATATACTGCAATTAGAATTTCCGGAGTTTAAAGTAGAAATCTACGAATTTGATAATAACGGTTTTATATTGCAAAGCTAA
- the tsaB gene encoding N6-L-threonylcarbamoyladenine synthase, TsaB subunit → MALSSPLLIGIYENDNLIKELSSDQKASESLIAFLDEISLEFIISSITYANTPGSFMGLKVSYVILKTFCIAKNIDFWAVSGFELNGFGAIRANKNLSFVYSKDGVSLQKVEQTDFKLPNNLSNLNKKCDTLPEYIIDAI, encoded by the coding sequence GTGGCGCTCTCATCGCCGCTACTCATTGGTATATATGAAAATGATAATCTTATAAAAGAGCTTTCTAGCGATCAAAAAGCAAGTGAATCTTTAATAGCATTTTTAGATGAAATCAGTTTAGAGTTTATAATATCTAGTATAACTTACGCAAATACTCCTGGAAGCTTTATGGGTCTTAAGGTAAGTTATGTGATATTAAAAACATTTTGTATAGCTAAAAATATCGATTTTTGGGCTGTTAGTGGATTTGAACTAAATGGCTTTGGTGCGATCCGTGCAAATAAAAATTTAAGTTTTGTATATAGTAAAGACGGCGTTAGTTTGCAAAAAGTAGAACAAACGGATTTTAAACTCCCAAATAATTTATCAAATTTAAATAAAAAGTGTGATACTCTTCCAGAATATATTATAGATGCAATTTAG
- the lpxC gene encoding UDP-3-O-acyl-N-acetylglucosamine deacetylase (Pfam match to PF03331.9 LpxC) — MKQTTISKKVEGVGIGLHKGEPIKLILEPLEANMGIVFYRSDLGSSFKAEPKNVINTQMATVVGNEKGSVSTIEHLLSAINSYGIDNIRIVLDANEVPVMDGSAISFCMMLDEAGVIELEADKKVIVVKKEVEVRDGDKYVKVTPSKNPKFNYTIKFENPIIGKQSYTFEFSKENFLNEIARARTFGFLKDVQKLNSMGLALGGSLDNAVVIDDSRILNPEGLRFENEFVRHKILDAIGDISLLGAPMVGDYEAYAGSHDLNHKLTVALLSDEKNYEMVTLDEQKAKEYAKAFA, encoded by the coding sequence TTGAAACAAACAACAATATCAAAAAAGGTTGAAGGTGTAGGTATAGGACTTCACAAAGGTGAACCTATAAAACTGATACTTGAACCATTAGAAGCAAATATGGGTATAGTTTTTTATAGAAGTGATTTGGGAAGTAGTTTTAAAGCCGAGCCAAAAAATGTTATAAACACGCAAATGGCTACCGTAGTAGGAAATGAAAAAGGTTCAGTATCTACAATAGAACATCTTCTAAGCGCTATAAATAGTTATGGAATTGATAATATAAGAATAGTCCTTGACGCAAACGAAGTTCCTGTTATGGACGGAAGTGCGATAAGTTTTTGTATGATGTTAGATGAAGCTGGAGTTATCGAACTAGAAGCCGATAAAAAGGTAATTGTAGTAAAAAAAGAAGTTGAGGTTAGAGACGGAGATAAATACGTAAAAGTCACTCCTAGTAAAAATCCTAAATTTAACTATACTATCAAATTTGAAAATCCTATTATCGGTAAGCAGAGTTATACTTTTGAATTTAGTAAAGAAAACTTTTTAAATGAGATAGCGCGCGCTAGAACATTTGGATTTTTAAAAGATGTTCAAAAACTAAACTCAATGGGTTTAGCACTTGGTGGAAGTCTGGATAATGCAGTCGTTATAGATGATAGTCGCATTTTAAATCCAGAGGGGCTTAGATTTGAAAATGAGTTTGTTCGTCATAAAATCCTTGACGCTATCGGCGATATAAGTTTGCTTGGAGCGCCTATGGTTGGAGATTACGAAGCTTACGCAGGAAGCCATGACTTAAATCATAAACTCACTGTAGCTCTTTTAAGCGACGAAAAGAACTATGAAATGGTAACATTAGATGAACAAAAAGCCAAAGAGTATGCAAAGGCTTTTGCATAA
- a CDS encoding putative epimerase, PhzC/PhzF family (Pfam match to PF02567.12 PhzC-PhzF) produces the protein MKKYRIYQVDSFTTQKLYGNPAGVVTNADGLSDEQMQRIARELNNSETAFILSPKDASHDVWVRFFTPTSEVPICGHATIAAHYARAIELGLDSTKVVQKTGAGNLLVDINRCGDDYSIVMTQGEIKISEPFSSKTIEKLTEALDIKNDDLNSKCPVCIASTGHSKVMMAINSNSVLHSLKPNFELLISLSKEINCNGYYVFTLDPNAEILVHGRMFAPAIGINEDPVTGNANGPLGAYLVHYDLFQKRDLQSFKFKAIQGEAIGRTGVMEVNVTKEGAKPVLVQITGRAVIVFRAELEI, from the coding sequence ATGAAAAAGTACCGCATTTACCAAGTAGATTCATTTACTACTCAAAAACTTTATGGCAATCCAGCTGGAGTAGTGACAAACGCCGATGGGCTTAGTGATGAGCAGATGCAGCGCATAGCAAGAGAGCTAAATAACTCAGAAACCGCGTTTATCTTATCTCCTAAAGACGCAAGTCACGATGTTTGGGTTCGCTTTTTTACTCCGACAAGCGAAGTTCCTATATGTGGTCACGCTACTATAGCTGCTCATTACGCTAGAGCTATAGAGCTTGGACTAGACTCTACTAAGGTGGTGCAAAAAACAGGCGCTGGAAATCTTCTTGTAGATATAAATAGGTGCGGCGATGACTATTCTATAGTGATGACCCAAGGCGAGATCAAAATCAGTGAGCCTTTTTCAAGTAAAACTATAGAAAAACTTACAGAAGCGCTTGATATCAAGAATGATGATTTAAACTCAAAATGTCCAGTTTGCATCGCATCTACAGGGCATTCAAAAGTAATGATGGCTATCAACTCAAACTCTGTTTTACACTCTTTAAAACCGAATTTCGAACTTTTGATATCGCTTAGCAAAGAGATAAACTGCAACGGATATTATGTTTTTACGCTAGATCCAAATGCTGAGATTTTGGTGCATGGACGTATGTTTGCTCCTGCTATAGGGATAAATGAAGATCCAGTAACTGGAAATGCGAATGGACCTTTAGGGGCGTACCTTGTGCATTATGATTTATTTCAAAAACGTGATTTGCAAAGTTTTAAATTCAAAGCCATACAAGGTGAAGCGATAGGACGCACAGGCGTAATGGAAGTAAATGTAACTAAAGAGGGTGCTAAACCGGTTTTAGTGCAGATAACAGGAAGAGCGGTAATTGTTTTTCGCGCCGAGCTTGAGATTTAA
- a CDS encoding zinc metallopeptidase, M23 family (Pfam match to PF01551.18 Peptidase_M23), producing the protein MRKNSGFKIIIIGIVIILSIFIVVSMSNLNVFEKEPPNIALENETHWNLKTPIPLKITDNVGIKFIKIVLNDGSASQVLLSKEFNDTQAELNLNIAFPKNAIFDEKKTYTLTVEAIDTSKWNFFGGNKSVKHSKLLVDTKKPEIYILNQSYKISKGGAAAVVFRASDDNIKDVYIQTNYGKKFKATPFYKDGYYASLVAWPSSENDFSADVVAEDMAGNKSNMRVRYFLQDRKYKVSKIALNDRFLDGKILDLANQYAADPAAMDKLARFKFVNETLRISNEKKITEITSKVPEKSMNGFYIAPFYPLRNGAAVASFGDHRFYTYNGNDVSESWHLGLDLASTAGAKIATSNPSVVVFNEENGIYGQNIILYHGFGLYTLYGHCNSTNVNVGEQLSVDAPIATTGTTGLALGDHLHFGVLVQGIEVRPEEWMDNKWMKDNVYDVLELSKKVIDKKI; encoded by the coding sequence ATGAGAAAAAATTCAGGTTTTAAAATTATTATTATAGGTATTGTTATAATTTTATCTATATTTATAGTGGTAAGTATGTCAAATTTAAATGTATTTGAGAAAGAACCGCCAAATATAGCTTTAGAAAATGAAACTCATTGGAATTTAAAAACTCCCATTCCTCTTAAGATTACGGATAATGTTGGTATTAAATTTATAAAAATAGTTCTAAATGATGGTTCTGCGAGCCAAGTTTTGTTATCTAAAGAGTTTAACGATACTCAAGCAGAATTAAATTTAAACATAGCTTTTCCTAAAAACGCTATATTTGATGAGAAAAAAACTTATACTTTAACAGTAGAGGCGATAGATACTAGCAAATGGAATTTTTTCGGTGGAAATAAATCAGTAAAACACTCAAAACTTTTAGTAGATACAAAAAAACCAGAGATATATATACTAAATCAGTCTTATAAGATATCAAAAGGAGGCGCGGCAGCCGTGGTATTTAGAGCTAGTGATGATAATATCAAAGATGTATATATACAAACAAACTACGGTAAAAAATTTAAAGCTACACCATTTTATAAAGATGGATATTATGCTTCTTTAGTTGCGTGGCCTAGCTCAGAAAATGATTTTAGTGCAGATGTAGTAGCTGAAGATATGGCTGGAAATAAAAGCAATATGCGCGTAAGATACTTTTTACAAGATAGAAAGTATAAAGTCTCAAAAATAGCTCTAAACGATAGATTTTTAGACGGTAAGATACTAGACCTTGCAAATCAGTATGCAGCAGATCCTGCTGCTATGGATAAGCTCGCTAGATTTAAATTTGTAAATGAAACACTTAGAATTTCAAATGAGAAAAAAATAACGGAAATCACGTCAAAAGTACCGGAAAAATCAATGAACGGCTTTTATATAGCTCCTTTTTATCCTCTTAGAAACGGAGCGGCGGTAGCGAGTTTTGGAGATCATCGTTTTTATACTTATAATGGAAATGACGTAAGTGAAAGTTGGCATTTAGGTCTTGACTTAGCTAGCACAGCAGGAGCTAAAATAGCAACTAGCAATCCTTCTGTAGTAGTATTTAATGAAGAAAACGGAATATATGGTCAAAATATAATTTTATACCACGGATTTGGGCTTTATACTTTGTATGGTCACTGCAATAGTACGAATGTAAATGTTGGCGAACAACTAAGCGTAGATGCTCCTATAGCAACTACTGGAACTACTGGGCTTGCTCTTGGAGATCACTTGCATTTTGGTGTTTTAGTTCAAGGTATAGAAGTTAGACCTGAGGAGTGGATGGATAATAAATGGATGAAAGATAACGTATATGATGTTCTTGAGCTTTCAAAAAAGGTTATTGATAAGAAAATTTGA
- the tyrA gene encoding chorismate mutase / prephenate dehydrogenase (bifunctional~Pfam match to PF02153.13 PDH) has translation MNVGIIGLGLIGGSLGLALRDMKLITKVSGYDLSKENESDALKLGLVDEIIGFEEMKKRCDMIFLAVPVEAIIKILQNLKDIPKSTTIIDLGSTKAEILKSCPDEIKENFVAAHPMAGTENSGPKAAFKTLLNGAVVVVCDDKNAGENHVKRAVEILSHAGMKIVFMDSKSHDHHVGIISHLPHIISYSLVSSTLKEEDKRNILLLAGGSFSGMARIAKSSPQMWLDIFKQNRLNVLNAINSFKNELEICENMIANEQWDELKAWMQTARGLRDIL, from the coding sequence ATGAACGTAGGCATAATAGGTCTAGGACTCATCGGAGGCTCTTTAGGTCTTGCTTTAAGAGATATGAAACTTATAACAAAAGTAAGCGGATATGATCTTAGCAAAGAAAATGAGAGTGACGCTTTGAAGCTTGGTTTAGTCGATGAGATAATAGGCTTTGAGGAGATGAAAAAGAGATGCGATATGATATTTTTGGCTGTTCCTGTGGAGGCTATTATCAAAATACTTCAAAATTTAAAAGATATACCAAAAAGCACAACTATAATAGATCTTGGCTCGACTAAAGCAGAGATATTAAAATCATGCCCAGATGAGATAAAAGAGAACTTCGTGGCTGCTCATCCTATGGCAGGAACTGAAAACTCAGGACCTAAAGCAGCATTTAAAACTCTATTAAACGGCGCTGTAGTTGTCGTATGCGATGATAAAAATGCTGGTGAAAATCATGTAAAAAGAGCAGTTGAGATACTATCTCACGCAGGTATGAAGATAGTTTTTATGGATTCAAAAAGCCATGATCATCATGTAGGGATTATATCTCATCTTCCCCATATCATCAGTTACAGTCTTGTAAGCTCAACTTTAAAAGAAGAGGATAAGAGAAATATATTGCTTCTTGCTGGAGGTAGTTTTAGCGGAATGGCTCGTATAGCAAAGTCAAGTCCGCAGATGTGGTTAGATATATTTAAACAAAATAGATTAAATGTGCTAAATGCTATAAATTCTTTTAAAAATGAGCTTGAAATTTGTGAAAATATGATAGCAAATGAACAATGGGACGAACTAAAAGCGTGGATGCAAACTGCTAGGGGATTGAGAGATATTTTATAG
- a CDS encoding beta-barrel assembly machinery complex, BamA/YaeT protein (Pfam matches to PF01103.19 Bac_surface_Ag, and to PF07244.11 POTRA, and to PF07244.11 POTRA, and to PF07244.11 POTRA), giving the protein MKKIFFLSLAVVGALNAVTIKSVTYKGLMHLSNEVANDISGLKIGDELTEKNSNKAILNLYKQGYFKDIYIEETDGNVVVTLKEKPIIARLDIQGVVTNDKKAIDGILSIKKGQMYDELSINNAKDRIRQFYETKGYFDTVVDVEKIPLNGNDSSLHIIMTVNRGENITIQNVNLVGSKVLDYSDVEPSVSNKQREFMGWMWGRNDGKVKIYDLPTDSGKIKEEYLKKGYLDATISDAYLNTYFDNYTADLTYYIEEGEPYNVSSVSIDAPSELELDNEAIIKKFKLSKGDRLNSSWLRKDINDLENIVADKGYAYVKVYPQTQKNETDHTVDIIYQVVPNDKVYIRNVIVSDNDRTADRVVRRELYLTEGNLYNKTDLIDSKNALKRSSYFEDVEIKENRVNKEQVDLEVVVKETSTGSITGGIGYGTSDGLLLNAGISDTNVFGSGYKGSVSVDKSDDTLSGNIGLTNPRVMDSAYSLGGNIYANDYDWNEYNEKSYGFSLTGGRKIGRYINAFLTYQIEHSKITGLDEFYRDAGYLNGTNIKSSIIPGITFNNTDDYYIPRSGMIASTSFEYAGAGGDIEFVKNKTSFNYYLGLSDYIDYDLILRYKAAFGYLWNSDEAKLPINEKLFLGGIRSVRGYKNRSVTPKRHICNPKRSDGSVINACKDIETGGKISFNNSVEISFPIIDRLKMRGLVFFDYGMIGDDSLNEIKRYSTGVGIEWLTPIGPLQIFYTQPLNDKPGDDTSSFEFSIGRRF; this is encoded by the coding sequence ATGAAAAAAATATTCTTTTTGAGTTTAGCGGTGGTCGGAGCATTAAATGCCGTAACTATAAAATCAGTGACCTATAAAGGGCTTATGCATCTCTCAAATGAAGTTGCAAACGATATTTCAGGACTAAAAATAGGAGATGAGCTAACAGAAAAAAACTCAAACAAAGCTATTTTAAATTTATACAAACAAGGTTATTTCAAAGATATCTATATAGAAGAAACAGACGGAAACGTAGTAGTAACTCTAAAAGAAAAACCGATCATTGCAAGGCTTGATATACAAGGCGTTGTTACAAATGATAAAAAAGCCATAGATGGCATACTTAGTATCAAAAAAGGTCAGATGTATGACGAACTAAGCATAAATAATGCAAAAGATAGAATAAGACAGTTTTACGAAACAAAAGGATACTTTGATACTGTTGTTGATGTTGAAAAGATCCCATTAAATGGAAATGATAGCTCACTTCATATAATAATGACCGTAAATAGAGGCGAAAATATTACAATACAAAATGTAAATTTAGTAGGCTCAAAAGTACTTGATTACTCAGATGTAGAGCCTTCAGTATCAAATAAACAACGTGAATTTATGGGCTGGATGTGGGGAAGAAATGACGGAAAAGTTAAAATTTATGATCTCCCTACAGACTCTGGAAAAATAAAAGAAGAGTATCTTAAAAAAGGTTATTTGGACGCTACGATTTCAGATGCGTATCTAAATACATATTTTGACAACTATACAGCAGATCTTACTTACTACATAGAAGAGGGAGAACCTTATAATGTAAGTAGTGTTTCTATAGACGCACCTAGCGAACTTGAACTTGACAACGAAGCTATCATCAAAAAATTTAAATTATCAAAAGGTGATAGACTAAACTCTAGTTGGCTTAGAAAAGATATAAACGATCTTGAAAATATAGTCGCAGATAAAGGATACGCTTATGTAAAAGTCTATCCACAAACACAAAAAAATGAGACCGATCACACAGTAGATATCATATATCAAGTAGTGCCAAATGATAAAGTATATATCAGGAACGTTATCGTATCTGATAATGATAGAACAGCTGATAGAGTCGTAAGACGAGAACTATACTTAACAGAAGGAAATTTATATAATAAAACAGATCTAATAGATTCAAAAAATGCACTTAAAAGAAGTAGTTATTTTGAAGATGTAGAAATAAAAGAAAATAGAGTAAATAAAGAACAAGTAGATCTAGAAGTTGTGGTTAAAGAAACATCGACAGGAAGCATTACAGGTGGTATAGGATATGGCACTAGTGATGGCTTATTATTGAACGCTGGTATAAGTGATACAAATGTATTTGGTAGTGGATATAAAGGTAGCGTGAGTGTAGATAAAAGCGATGATACTTTAAGCGGAAATATAGGACTTACAAATCCACGCGTTATGGACTCTGCGTATAGCCTTGGTGGAAATATCTATGCAAATGATTATGACTGGAATGAGTACAACGAGAAAAGCTACGGTTTTAGTTTAACAGGCGGTAGAAAAATAGGCAGATATATAAACGCATTTTTAACATATCAGATAGAACACAGCAAAATCACTGGACTTGATGAGTTTTATAGAGACGCTGGATATCTAAATGGAACAAATATAAAAAGCTCGATAATTCCTGGTATAACATTTAACAACACAGATGATTACTATATCCCAAGAAGCGGTATGATAGCATCTACTAGCTTTGAATACGCAGGAGCAGGTGGAGATATAGAGTTTGTTAAAAATAAAACAAGTTTCAATTACTATCTTGGATTAAGCGACTATATAGATTATGATCTTATCTTAAGATATAAAGCAGCATTTGGATACTTGTGGAATAGCGACGAAGCTAAGCTACCGATCAATGAAAAATTATTTTTAGGTGGCATACGAAGTGTAAGAGGATATAAAAATAGAAGCGTAACTCCAAAAAGACATATCTGCAATCCAAAAAGAAGCGATGGCAGCGTTATCAATGCTTGTAAAGATATAGAAACCGGTGGTAAAATATCGTTTAATAACTCAGTAGAAATAAGTTTTCCTATCATAGATCGCCTTAAAATGCGCGGACTTGTATTTTTTGATTACGGTATGATAGGCGATGATAGCTTAAATGAGATCAAACGCTATAGCACTGGTGTCGGTATAGAGTGGCTAACACCTATTGGCCCACTTCAAATATTTTACACTCAACCTCTCAACGACAAACCAGGAGATGACACAAGTAGCTTTGAGTTCTCTATAGGAAGAAGATTTTAG